One genomic window of Erinaceus europaeus chromosome 7, mEriEur2.1, whole genome shotgun sequence includes the following:
- the NCKAP5L gene encoding nck-associated protein 5-like isoform X2 produces the protein MSSDAMDQPAGSPGNPRPGECGDGSMEPGTCQELLHRLRELEAENSALAQANESQRETYERCLDEVANHVVQALLNQKDLREECIKLKKRVFDLERQNQMLSALFQQKLQLTTGSLPQISLTPLQPPSEPPASPSLSSKGPATLLPLGLCAGQREVCWEQQLRPGGPGPPAATPPALDALSPFLRKKAQILEVLRALEETDPLLLCSPAAPWRPPGDGPGSPEPINGETCGPPQPEPLPWAPYLLLGPGSLGSLLHWERLLGTLGEEEGTGRPWGTMRGSPQAQGPSCGPPCAPGSSSSSSSDEAGDPNEAPSPDTLLGALARKQLNLGQLLEDTESYLQAFLAGAAGPLNGDHPGSRQPPSPDQCPPQPTKSKGLSKSAWGGATPEAHRPGFGATSEGQGPLPFLSMLVGAGDAPLGTRPGHHHSSSQVKSKLQIGPPSPGEAQGPPLPSPARGLKFLKLPPASEKTPSPGGPQLSPQLPRSSRIPCRNSGSDGSPSPLLARRGLGGGDLSPEGPPGLPASPFPCSATPDSVQLRPPPPASATTLSPGAAVSPCYENILDLSRGTFRGPSPEPPLSPLQVSPYPQLTLEVPRAPETLRSPGVPSSPCLPESYSYGSAQEKSMDKAGLESPHPGRRTPGSSSKKPNQGAGRRLGDPSYTPLRERLAALGKLKTGPEGPQGPEKNGTPARPGPEKARVAGSSVESPGDVAPPAPRPPEQPEAKGALRGIVALGTNSLKQQETGLLGDTGVRVYSSHSMGARVDLEPVSPRSCLTKVELAKSRLAGALCPQTPRTPAKAPTPAPSLSKPSKSPHGSPTKLPSKSPTKVVPRPVAPPAPKEAPKHDKGKGPPWVDCGSPPAPPAAPAPGPQCQGPHSAIEEKVMKGIEENVLRLQGQERPPGTEAKHRNTSSIASWFGLKKSKLPALNRRTEAAKSKDGAGSSPLRKEVKVEARKLEAESLNISKLMAKAEDLRRALEEEKAYLSSRARPRPGGPAPASTAGLGPVQGQLAGMYQGADTFMQQLLNRVDGKELPPKSWREPKPDYGDFQPVSSDPKSPWPACGPRNGLVGPLQGCGKPPGKPNSEPGRREEMPTEDSLAEPVPTSHFTACGSLTRTLDSGIGTFPPPDHGSSGTPSKNLPKTKLRLEPPPGVPPARPAPLTKVPRRAHTLEREVPGLEELLVSGRHPSMPTFPAMLTSAPSPRGHQTCPDEPCKDPGPPPPIQLAKNWTFPNARAAGGSSDPFLCPARPLEGLPRTPMALPVDRKRSTEPSRPAPPPQGPAFGGSRTPSTSDMGEEGRVASGGPPGLETSESLSDSLYDSLSSCGSQG, from the exons ATCTCACTTACTCCACTCCAGCCACCATCGGAGCCACCAGCCTCCCCTTCCCTGAGCTCCAAGGGACCCGCCACCCTGTTACCCCTGGGGCTCTGCGCCGGGCAGAGAGAG GTGTGCTGGGAACAGCAGCTTCGGCCTGGAGGCCCAGGACCCCCAGCCGCCACACCCCCAGCGCTGGATGCCCTGTCCCCGTTCCTCCGAAAGAAAGCCCAGATCCTGGAGGTGCTTCGAGCCCTGGAAGAGACTGATCCCTTGCTCCTGTGCTCCCCTGCGGCCCCTTGGCGACCTCCTGGTGACGGGCCTGGCTCCCCAGAGCCCATCAACGGCGAGACGTGTGGGCCCCCCCAGCCCGAGCCCTTGCCCTGGGCCCCCTACCTGCTGCTGGGCCCAGGAAGTCTGGGTAGCCTGCTGCACTGGGAGCGCCTCTTGGGCACCCTGGGGGAGGAAGAAGGCACTGGACGGCCCTGGGGCACTATGAGGGGCTCCCCCCAGGCCCAGGGCCCCAGCTGTGGCCCACCCTGTGCCCCAGGTAgcagctcctcctcctcatcagATGAGGCAGGTGACCCCAATGAGGCCCCCAGCCCAGACACCCTGCTGGGTGCCCTGGCCCGAAAACAGCTGAACCTGGGCCAGCTCCTGGAGGACACAGAGTCCTACCTACAAGCCTTCCTGGCGGGGGCTGCAGGCCCCCTCAATGGGGACCACCCGGGCTCCAGACAGCCACCCTCCCCAGACCAGTGCCCCCCACAACCAACCAAGTCAAAAGGCCTCTCAAAGTCAGCCTGGGGTGGGGCCACCCCTGAGGCCCACAGGCCGGGCTTTGGTGCTACCTCAGAGGGCCAGgggcccctccccttcctcagcaTGCTTGTGGGTGCAGGGGACGCTCCTCTGGGCACACGGCCTGGCCACCACCACTCCTCATCTCAGGTGAAAAGCAAGCTCCAAATTGGCCCCCCTTCTCCAGGAGAGGCCCAAGGACCCCCGTTGCCCTCTCCAGCCAGAGGCCTCAAGTTCCTCAAGCTGCCCCCAGCCTCGGAGAAAACCCCCAGTCCGGGAGGGCCCCAGCTCAGCCCTCAGCTGCCTCGAAGCTCCCGGATCCCTTGCCGGAACAGTGGCTCAGACGGCAGCCCTTCCCCACTGCTGGCGCGCAGGGGCCTGGGCGGGGGGGACCTGTCCCCAGAGGGGCCTCCAGGCCTGCCTGCCAGCCCTTTCCCCTGTTCTGCCACACCTGACTCTGTGCAGCTCAGACCTCCCCCACCAGCCTCAGCCACCACGCTGTCCCCAGGGGCAGCTGTGTCTCCCTGCTACGAGAACATCCTGGATCTCTCTCGAGGCACCTTTCGGGGGCCTTCCCCGGAGCCACctctgtccccactgcaggtgtccCCTTATCCACAGCTAACTCTGGAGGTGCCACGGGCCCCCGAGACCCTCAGAAGCCCTGGAGTCCCCTCCAGCCCTTGTCTCCCAGAGTCCTACTCCTATGGGAGTGCCCAGGAAAAGAGTATGGACAAGGCAGGCTTGGAGTCCCCCCATCCTGGCCGGAGGACCCCAGGCAGTTCATCCAAGAAGCCCAACCAGGGGGCAGGACGGCGGCTAGGGGACCCCAGCTACACACCCCTGAGGGAGAGACTTGCAGCTCTGGGGAAACTCAAGACTGGCCCTGAGGGACCCCAGGGCCCAGAGAAGAACGGGACACCAGCCAGACCTGGCCCCGAGAAAGCCCGAGTAGCTGGGAGCTCAGTAGAGAGCCCCGGAGACGTGGCACCCCCTGCGCCCAGGCCTCCCGAGCAGCCAGAAGCTAAGGGTGCCCTGCGGGGCATCGTGGCCTTGGGCACTAACAGCCTGAAGCAGCAGGAGACGGGGCTCCTGGGGGACACCGGGGTCCGAGTCTACTCCTCTCACTCCATGGGGGCACGTGTGGACCTGGAGCCGGTGTCACCCAGGAGCTGCCTCACCAAAGTGGAGCTGGCTAAGAGCCGGCTGGCAGGGGCCCTGTGTCCCCAGACACCCCGCACCCCTGCCAAAGCGCCCACCCCGGCACCCAGCCTGAGCAAACCCAGCAAGAGCCCCCACGGAAGCCCTACGAAGCTGCCTTCCAAGTCACCCACCAAGGTGGTGCCCCGGCCTGTGGCCCCACCAGCCCCCAAGGAGGCCCCCAAGCATGACAAGGGCAAGGGCCCACCCTGGGTGGACTGTGgaagccccccagccccacctgcagcccctgccCCGGGCCCCCAGTGTCAAGGCCCACACTCAGCCATCGAGGAGAAGGTGATGAAGGGCATCGAGGAGAACGTGCTGCGGCTCCAGGGCCAGGAGCGGCCACCGGGCACCGAGGCCAAGCACCGCAACACCAGCAGCATCGCCAGCTGGTTTGGCCTCAAGAAGAGCAAGCTGCCAGCGTTAAACCGCCGCACGGAGGCCGCCAAGAGCAAAGATGGGGCTGGGAGCTCCCCTCTCCGCAAGGAGGTCAAGGTGGAGGCCCGGAAGCTGGAGGCCGAAAGCCTCAACATCTCCAAGCTGATGGCCAAGGCGGAGGACTTGCGCCGGGcgctggaggaggagaaggcctaCCTGAGCAGCAGGGCCCGGCCACGGCCCGGAGGACCTGCCCCAGCCTCCACTGCGGGGCTGGGCCCAGTGCAGGGCCAGCTGGCTGGCATGTACCAGGGTGCTGACACCTTCATGCAGCAGCTGCTCAACAG GGTGGACGGCAAGGAACTGCCACCCAAGAGCTGGAGGGAGCCCAAACCTGACTATGGTGATTTCCAGCCAGTGTCCTCTGACCCCAAGAGCCCCTGGCCAGCTTGTGGGCCCCGAAACGGCCTGGTGGGGCCTCTTCAAGGCTGTGGGAAACCTCCAGGGAAG CCCAACAGTGAGCCAGGAAGGCGGGAAGAGATGCCAACAGAGGACAGCCTGGCCGAGCCAGTGCCCACCTCGCACTTCACAG CCTGTGGCTCTTTGACTCGAACCCTGGACAGTGGCATTGGGACCTTCCCGCCCCCAGACCATGGCAGCAGCGGGACCCCCAGCAAGAACCTTCCCAAGACTAAACTTCGTCTAGAGCCCCCACCCGGGGTGCCCCCAGCCCGACCCGCACCCCTGACCAAAGTCCCCCGGCGAGCCCACACACTGGAGCGGGAGGTACCCGGTTTGGAGGAGCTGCTGGTGAGTGGGCGGCACCCCAGCATGCCCACCTTCCCCGCGATGCTCACCTCTGCACCCAGCCCACGGGGCCACCAGACCTGCCCTGACG aaCCCTGCAAGGACCCGGGCCCACCGCCTCCCATCCAGCTGGCCAAGAACTGGACCTTCCCCAATGCCAGGGCAGCTGGCGGCTCCTCTGACCCCTTCCTCTGCCCAGCCCGACCCCTGGAGGGGCTGCCCAGGACCCCTATG GCCCTGCCTGTGGACCGGAAGCGGAGCACAGAGCCCAGCCGCCCAGCCCCTCCACCCCAAGGTCCAGCATTTGGGGGTAGCCGTACCCCCAGCACATCGGACATGGGAGAAGAGGGCAGAGTGGCCAGTGGGGGCCCCCCAGGGCTGGAGACCTCCGAGTCTCTCAGTGACTCTCTCTATGACTCGCTCTCTTCCTGTGGGAGCCAGGGCTGA
- the NCKAP5L gene encoding nck-associated protein 5-like isoform X1, translated as MSSDAMDQPAGSPGNPRPGECGDGSMEPGTCQELLHRLRELEAENSALAQANESQRETYERCLDEVANHVVQALLNQKDLREECIKLKKRVFDLERQNQMLSALFQQKLQLTTGSLPQISLTPLQPPSEPPASPSLSSKGPATLLPLGLCAGQREVCWEQQLRPGGPGPPAATPPALDALSPFLRKKAQILEVLRALEETDPLLLCSPAAPWRPPGDGPGSPEPINGETCGPPQPEPLPWAPYLLLGPGSLGSLLHWERLLGTLGEEEGTGRPWGTMRGSPQAQGPSCGPPCAPGSSSSSSSDEAGDPNEAPSPDTLLGALARKQLNLGQLLEDTESYLQAFLAGAAGPLNGDHPGSRQPPSPDQCPPQPTKSKGLSKSAWGGATPEAHRPGFGATSEGQGPLPFLSMLVGAGDAPLGTRPGHHHSSSQVKSKLQIGPPSPGEAQGPPLPSPARGLKFLKLPPASEKTPSPGGPQLSPQLPRSSRIPCRNSGSDGSPSPLLARRGLGGGDLSPEGPPGLPASPFPCSATPDSVQLRPPPPASATTLSPGAAVSPCYENILDLSRGTFRGPSPEPPLSPLQVSPYPQLTLEVPRAPETLRSPGVPSSPCLPESYSYGSAQEKSMDKAGLESPHPGRRTPGSSSKKPNQGAGRRLGDPSYTPLRERLAALGKLKTGPEGPQGPEKNGTPARPGPEKARVAGSSVESPGDVAPPAPRPPEQPEAKGALRGIVALGTNSLKQQETGLLGDTGVRVYSSHSMGARVDLEPVSPRSCLTKVELAKSRLAGALCPQTPRTPAKAPTPAPSLSKPSKSPHGSPTKLPSKSPTKVVPRPVAPPAPKEAPKHDKGKGPPWVDCGSPPAPPAAPAPGPQCQGPHSAIEEKVMKGIEENVLRLQGQERPPGTEAKHRNTSSIASWFGLKKSKLPALNRRTEAAKSKDGAGSSPLRKEVKVEARKLEAESLNISKLMAKAEDLRRALEEEKAYLSSRARPRPGGPAPASTAGLGPVQGQLAGMYQGADTFMQQLLNRVDGKELPPKSWREPKPDYGDFQPVSSDPKSPWPACGPRNGLVGPLQGCGKPPGKPNSEPGRREEMPTEDSLAEPVPTSHFTACGSLTRTLDSGIGTFPPPDHGSSGTPSKNLPKTKLRLEPPPGVPPARPAPLTKVPRRAHTLEREVPGLEELLVSGRHPSMPTFPAMLTSAPSPRGHQTCPDAEPCKDPGPPPPIQLAKNWTFPNARAAGGSSDPFLCPARPLEGLPRTPMALPVDRKRSTEPSRPAPPPQGPAFGGSRTPSTSDMGEEGRVASGGPPGLETSESLSDSLYDSLSSCGSQG; from the exons ATCTCACTTACTCCACTCCAGCCACCATCGGAGCCACCAGCCTCCCCTTCCCTGAGCTCCAAGGGACCCGCCACCCTGTTACCCCTGGGGCTCTGCGCCGGGCAGAGAGAG GTGTGCTGGGAACAGCAGCTTCGGCCTGGAGGCCCAGGACCCCCAGCCGCCACACCCCCAGCGCTGGATGCCCTGTCCCCGTTCCTCCGAAAGAAAGCCCAGATCCTGGAGGTGCTTCGAGCCCTGGAAGAGACTGATCCCTTGCTCCTGTGCTCCCCTGCGGCCCCTTGGCGACCTCCTGGTGACGGGCCTGGCTCCCCAGAGCCCATCAACGGCGAGACGTGTGGGCCCCCCCAGCCCGAGCCCTTGCCCTGGGCCCCCTACCTGCTGCTGGGCCCAGGAAGTCTGGGTAGCCTGCTGCACTGGGAGCGCCTCTTGGGCACCCTGGGGGAGGAAGAAGGCACTGGACGGCCCTGGGGCACTATGAGGGGCTCCCCCCAGGCCCAGGGCCCCAGCTGTGGCCCACCCTGTGCCCCAGGTAgcagctcctcctcctcatcagATGAGGCAGGTGACCCCAATGAGGCCCCCAGCCCAGACACCCTGCTGGGTGCCCTGGCCCGAAAACAGCTGAACCTGGGCCAGCTCCTGGAGGACACAGAGTCCTACCTACAAGCCTTCCTGGCGGGGGCTGCAGGCCCCCTCAATGGGGACCACCCGGGCTCCAGACAGCCACCCTCCCCAGACCAGTGCCCCCCACAACCAACCAAGTCAAAAGGCCTCTCAAAGTCAGCCTGGGGTGGGGCCACCCCTGAGGCCCACAGGCCGGGCTTTGGTGCTACCTCAGAGGGCCAGgggcccctccccttcctcagcaTGCTTGTGGGTGCAGGGGACGCTCCTCTGGGCACACGGCCTGGCCACCACCACTCCTCATCTCAGGTGAAAAGCAAGCTCCAAATTGGCCCCCCTTCTCCAGGAGAGGCCCAAGGACCCCCGTTGCCCTCTCCAGCCAGAGGCCTCAAGTTCCTCAAGCTGCCCCCAGCCTCGGAGAAAACCCCCAGTCCGGGAGGGCCCCAGCTCAGCCCTCAGCTGCCTCGAAGCTCCCGGATCCCTTGCCGGAACAGTGGCTCAGACGGCAGCCCTTCCCCACTGCTGGCGCGCAGGGGCCTGGGCGGGGGGGACCTGTCCCCAGAGGGGCCTCCAGGCCTGCCTGCCAGCCCTTTCCCCTGTTCTGCCACACCTGACTCTGTGCAGCTCAGACCTCCCCCACCAGCCTCAGCCACCACGCTGTCCCCAGGGGCAGCTGTGTCTCCCTGCTACGAGAACATCCTGGATCTCTCTCGAGGCACCTTTCGGGGGCCTTCCCCGGAGCCACctctgtccccactgcaggtgtccCCTTATCCACAGCTAACTCTGGAGGTGCCACGGGCCCCCGAGACCCTCAGAAGCCCTGGAGTCCCCTCCAGCCCTTGTCTCCCAGAGTCCTACTCCTATGGGAGTGCCCAGGAAAAGAGTATGGACAAGGCAGGCTTGGAGTCCCCCCATCCTGGCCGGAGGACCCCAGGCAGTTCATCCAAGAAGCCCAACCAGGGGGCAGGACGGCGGCTAGGGGACCCCAGCTACACACCCCTGAGGGAGAGACTTGCAGCTCTGGGGAAACTCAAGACTGGCCCTGAGGGACCCCAGGGCCCAGAGAAGAACGGGACACCAGCCAGACCTGGCCCCGAGAAAGCCCGAGTAGCTGGGAGCTCAGTAGAGAGCCCCGGAGACGTGGCACCCCCTGCGCCCAGGCCTCCCGAGCAGCCAGAAGCTAAGGGTGCCCTGCGGGGCATCGTGGCCTTGGGCACTAACAGCCTGAAGCAGCAGGAGACGGGGCTCCTGGGGGACACCGGGGTCCGAGTCTACTCCTCTCACTCCATGGGGGCACGTGTGGACCTGGAGCCGGTGTCACCCAGGAGCTGCCTCACCAAAGTGGAGCTGGCTAAGAGCCGGCTGGCAGGGGCCCTGTGTCCCCAGACACCCCGCACCCCTGCCAAAGCGCCCACCCCGGCACCCAGCCTGAGCAAACCCAGCAAGAGCCCCCACGGAAGCCCTACGAAGCTGCCTTCCAAGTCACCCACCAAGGTGGTGCCCCGGCCTGTGGCCCCACCAGCCCCCAAGGAGGCCCCCAAGCATGACAAGGGCAAGGGCCCACCCTGGGTGGACTGTGgaagccccccagccccacctgcagcccctgccCCGGGCCCCCAGTGTCAAGGCCCACACTCAGCCATCGAGGAGAAGGTGATGAAGGGCATCGAGGAGAACGTGCTGCGGCTCCAGGGCCAGGAGCGGCCACCGGGCACCGAGGCCAAGCACCGCAACACCAGCAGCATCGCCAGCTGGTTTGGCCTCAAGAAGAGCAAGCTGCCAGCGTTAAACCGCCGCACGGAGGCCGCCAAGAGCAAAGATGGGGCTGGGAGCTCCCCTCTCCGCAAGGAGGTCAAGGTGGAGGCCCGGAAGCTGGAGGCCGAAAGCCTCAACATCTCCAAGCTGATGGCCAAGGCGGAGGACTTGCGCCGGGcgctggaggaggagaaggcctaCCTGAGCAGCAGGGCCCGGCCACGGCCCGGAGGACCTGCCCCAGCCTCCACTGCGGGGCTGGGCCCAGTGCAGGGCCAGCTGGCTGGCATGTACCAGGGTGCTGACACCTTCATGCAGCAGCTGCTCAACAG GGTGGACGGCAAGGAACTGCCACCCAAGAGCTGGAGGGAGCCCAAACCTGACTATGGTGATTTCCAGCCAGTGTCCTCTGACCCCAAGAGCCCCTGGCCAGCTTGTGGGCCCCGAAACGGCCTGGTGGGGCCTCTTCAAGGCTGTGGGAAACCTCCAGGGAAG CCCAACAGTGAGCCAGGAAGGCGGGAAGAGATGCCAACAGAGGACAGCCTGGCCGAGCCAGTGCCCACCTCGCACTTCACAG CCTGTGGCTCTTTGACTCGAACCCTGGACAGTGGCATTGGGACCTTCCCGCCCCCAGACCATGGCAGCAGCGGGACCCCCAGCAAGAACCTTCCCAAGACTAAACTTCGTCTAGAGCCCCCACCCGGGGTGCCCCCAGCCCGACCCGCACCCCTGACCAAAGTCCCCCGGCGAGCCCACACACTGGAGCGGGAGGTACCCGGTTTGGAGGAGCTGCTGGTGAGTGGGCGGCACCCCAGCATGCCCACCTTCCCCGCGATGCTCACCTCTGCACCCAGCCCACGGGGCCACCAGACCTGCCCTGACG cagaaCCCTGCAAGGACCCGGGCCCACCGCCTCCCATCCAGCTGGCCAAGAACTGGACCTTCCCCAATGCCAGGGCAGCTGGCGGCTCCTCTGACCCCTTCCTCTGCCCAGCCCGACCCCTGGAGGGGCTGCCCAGGACCCCTATG GCCCTGCCTGTGGACCGGAAGCGGAGCACAGAGCCCAGCCGCCCAGCCCCTCCACCCCAAGGTCCAGCATTTGGGGGTAGCCGTACCCCCAGCACATCGGACATGGGAGAAGAGGGCAGAGTGGCCAGTGGGGGCCCCCCAGGGCTGGAGACCTCCGAGTCTCTCAGTGACTCTCTCTATGACTCGCTCTCTTCCTGTGGGAGCCAGGGCTGA